The following coding sequences lie in one Klebsiella huaxiensis genomic window:
- the murG gene encoding undecaprenyldiphospho-muramoylpentapeptide beta-N-acetylglucosaminyltransferase: protein MSGQEKRLMVMAGGTGGHVFPGLAVAHHLIDQGWQVRWLGTADRMEADLVPKNGIEIDFIQISGLRGKGLKAQLLAPVRIFNAWRQARAIMQRFQPDVVLGMGGYVSGPGGLAAWSLGIPVVLHEQNGIAGLTNKWLAKIAKKVMQAFPGAFPDADVVGNPVRTDVLALPLPEQRLAGRQGPIRVLVVGGSQGARVLNQTMPQVAGKLGSSVTIWHQSGKGGQETVQQAYTDAGQPQHKVTEFIDDMAAAYAWADVVVCRSGALTVSEIAAAGLPALFVPFQHKDRQQYWNALPLEKAGAAKILEQPQFTVDAVAQVLAGWDRETLLDMAERARRASIPDATERVAEEVSAAALAR from the coding sequence GAGCGGTCAGGAAAAGCGGTTAATGGTGATGGCGGGCGGTACCGGCGGGCATGTGTTCCCCGGGCTGGCGGTTGCGCACCATTTAATAGACCAGGGCTGGCAGGTTCGCTGGCTGGGCACCGCGGATCGTATGGAAGCGGACTTAGTGCCGAAAAACGGCATTGAGATTGATTTCATCCAGATTTCCGGCCTGCGTGGCAAGGGGTTGAAGGCGCAGCTGTTGGCGCCGGTCCGTATTTTCAACGCCTGGCGTCAGGCGCGGGCGATCATGCAGCGTTTTCAGCCGGATGTGGTGTTGGGGATGGGCGGATATGTTTCCGGTCCCGGCGGTCTGGCGGCCTGGTCGCTGGGTATTCCAGTCGTACTGCATGAGCAAAATGGGATCGCTGGCCTGACCAACAAGTGGCTGGCAAAAATTGCTAAAAAGGTGATGCAGGCGTTTCCTGGTGCTTTTCCGGATGCCGATGTTGTTGGTAACCCGGTTCGTACCGATGTCCTCGCGCTGCCGTTGCCAGAACAACGCTTAGCCGGGCGTCAGGGACCCATTCGCGTATTAGTCGTGGGGGGCTCGCAGGGCGCGCGAGTGCTTAACCAGACGATGCCGCAGGTGGCGGGGAAGCTGGGTTCTTCTGTCACCATCTGGCACCAGAGCGGTAAAGGTGGACAGGAAACCGTGCAGCAGGCTTATACCGATGCCGGGCAGCCGCAGCACAAAGTGACCGAATTTATTGACGACATGGCGGCGGCTTATGCCTGGGCCGATGTTGTTGTGTGCCGTTCCGGGGCGCTGACGGTGAGCGAAATTGCCGCCGCTGGTTTACCGGCGCTATTTGTGCCTTTTCAGCACAAAGACAGGCAGCAGTACTGGAATGCACTACCGCTGGAGAAAGCGGGCGCAGCGAAGATTCTCGAACAACCGCAGTTTACCGTGGATGCCGTCGCGCAAGTCCTGGCCGGTTGGGATCGCGAAACGCTGCTGGATATGGCGGAGCGAGCGCGTAGAGCCTCGATTCCGGACGCTACTGAGCGGGTAGCAGAAGAAGTCAGCGCCGCAGCACTGGCGCGCTAA